The following are encoded together in the Robertmurraya sp. FSL R5-0851 genome:
- a CDS encoding recombinase family protein has translation MRVRIIEPTIAKDKKKRVCAYARVSTDHEKQGESLENQINYYERLIGTNPEFEFVGVFADRGISGTTDKRPEFKKMIELAKQGGIDLIITKSISRFARNTTVVLKRVRELKELGVEVRFEKENINTLSGDGELMLTVLSSLAQEESKNISENIKWRIRKKFERGELIINTNRFLGYDKNENGDLVINEEEAEIVKRIFEHYLEGKGVFTIAKELNADGIPTVAGGNWQESTILNMLKNEKYKGDIILQKYYTPDHLKKGTIRNNGKLDSYYIEGNHPAIISKEEWDAVQKEMKLRAEARGNVGDQSKYQKRYPLTGMLYCGKCGSSLKRRTWNSKLPCRKIVWQCSNYIKNGKNACPGTKIDDEVAGRLDIKEETVVQEVIKNGKKHYHYSSKCKHEGKSRTVRTPEKENGSVLPGIDRPIRTVIKL, from the coding sequence TTGCGAGTTAGAATTATAGAACCAACCATTGCGAAAGACAAAAAGAAAAGAGTATGTGCTTATGCTAGGGTGTCAACTGATCATGAAAAGCAAGGTGAGTCTTTAGAAAACCAAATTAATTATTATGAAAGATTGATTGGAACAAACCCGGAGTTTGAATTTGTGGGAGTGTTTGCAGATCGCGGTATAAGCGGGACTACTGACAAACGCCCAGAATTCAAAAAAATGATAGAACTCGCAAAGCAAGGTGGGATTGATTTAATTATCACAAAATCCATTTCAAGATTTGCACGAAACACAACAGTTGTGCTCAAAAGGGTTAGGGAACTCAAGGAACTAGGCGTTGAAGTTCGATTCGAAAAAGAGAATATCAACACATTATCAGGGGATGGGGAGTTAATGCTTACCGTCCTCTCCTCCTTGGCACAAGAAGAAAGCAAAAATATTAGTGAAAATATTAAATGGAGGATAAGGAAGAAATTTGAACGAGGGGAGCTGATCATAAACACCAATCGGTTTTTAGGCTACGACAAGAATGAAAATGGCGACTTAGTTATCAATGAAGAGGAAGCAGAAATTGTTAAAAGGATATTTGAACATTACTTGGAGGGCAAAGGGGTATTCACGATTGCCAAGGAATTAAACGCAGATGGGATACCAACCGTTGCAGGTGGCAATTGGCAGGAGAGCACCATTTTGAACATGCTGAAGAATGAAAAATATAAAGGCGATATTATTCTTCAAAAGTATTATACCCCGGACCATCTTAAAAAAGGCACCATCCGAAACAACGGTAAACTAGACAGTTATTATATTGAAGGTAACCATCCAGCCATTATTTCAAAAGAGGAATGGGATGCAGTTCAAAAAGAAATGAAATTAAGGGCTGAGGCAAGAGGAAACGTTGGCGATCAAAGCAAATATCAAAAGCGATATCCTTTGACAGGAATGCTCTATTGCGGGAAGTGCGGATCCAGCTTAAAGCGAAGGACGTGGAACAGCAAACTACCTTGCAGAAAAATAGTGTGGCAATGCAGCAACTATATAAAAAACGGAAAGAATGCCTGCCCAGGAACGAAAATTGATGATGAGGTTGCTGGAAGGCTCGACATAAAAGAGGAAACTGTTGTACAGGAGGTTATAAAGAATGGCAAGAAACATTACCATTATTCCAGCAAGTGCAAACATGAAGGTAAATCCAGAACAGTTCGAACCCCGGAAAAAGAAAATGGCAGCGTATTGCCGGGTATCGACCGACCAATTAGAACAGTTATCAAGTTATGA
- a CDS encoding DUF4085 family protein, whose protein sequence is MWNISKEAKEKFLKYSLLPIHESDHEWEIVLREAKEEGEDLNTRLNEEIEEVREELLHVLPSRFIPYLKNGTLNQPTLPKAVREDYLQWMREADKEFEQVLSAAHENTKMAVTYLPASIQDIFAESLHDSTIERIEREKDTLHLYVNTDGGFSSKSLIHFIFKGVKSEETDEPIQVGQWFIYDELQKTDDGFAFRVLFECPVSQWTIAMQELDAQYFYRPLEYTILRDEEKLEDMSITDYIAKLNSENRYWFITPHLECAIQSLSETFVIENGSIEFGQNEMVVTVGNERYSYDLSEYNPIKFIYTDVYEDPYAHLNKPVSTEEIEVAALSDDLELQVRAWNTMYANPKELADVINRVLWKIEITEENEMMLSIYASHFYKEEILKEAVIEKFRTLID, encoded by the coding sequence ATGTGGAATATATCGAAAGAAGCAAAAGAAAAATTTTTAAAATATAGTCTTCTTCCCATCCATGAATCCGATCACGAGTGGGAAATTGTATTAAGAGAAGCAAAAGAAGAAGGGGAAGATCTTAATACTCGTTTAAACGAAGAGATTGAAGAGGTACGAGAGGAATTGTTACATGTGTTACCTAGCCGCTTCATTCCATATTTGAAAAATGGTACATTAAACCAACCTACACTACCAAAAGCAGTGCGTGAAGATTATTTACAATGGATGAGAGAGGCGGACAAGGAATTTGAACAAGTTTTAAGTGCTGCCCATGAAAATACGAAGATGGCCGTTACATACTTGCCAGCTTCTATACAAGATATCTTTGCGGAAAGTTTGCATGATTCAACTATTGAGCGAATTGAACGAGAAAAGGATACGCTTCACCTTTACGTTAATACAGATGGTGGGTTTTCCTCAAAATCGCTTATCCATTTCATTTTTAAAGGAGTTAAATCTGAAGAAACGGATGAGCCAATCCAAGTTGGACAATGGTTTATTTATGATGAGTTACAGAAAACCGATGATGGATTTGCGTTTCGTGTATTATTTGAATGTCCGGTAAGCCAGTGGACAATTGCAATGCAGGAGCTAGATGCCCAGTATTTTTATCGTCCATTGGAATATACGATATTGAGAGATGAAGAGAAGCTTGAGGATATGTCAATTACTGATTACATCGCAAAGTTAAATTCAGAGAATCGTTATTGGTTCATTACACCACATTTAGAGTGTGCCATTCAATCATTATCGGAAACCTTCGTCATAGAAAACGGGTCGATTGAATTTGGACAAAATGAAATGGTTGTTACTGTAGGGAATGAACGTTATTCGTATGATTTAAGCGAATACAATCCAATTAAGTTTATTTACACGGACGTTTATGAAGATCCATATGCGCATCTTAACAAGCCTGTGTCAACAGAAGAAATCGAAGTAGCGGCATTGAGTGATGATTTAGAATTACAAGTACGAGCATGGAACACAATGTATGCAAATCCTAAAGAATTGGCAGACGTTATTAATCGCGTATTATGGAAAATAGAAATTACGGAAGAAAATGAAATGATGTTAAGCATTTATGCAAGTCATTTTTATAAAGAAGAAATTTTGAAAGAAGCAGTTATCGAAAAATTCCGCACGTTAATTGATTAG
- a CDS encoding N-acetylmuramoyl-L-alanine amidase: MVKLFIDPGHGGSDPGAVGNGLQEKNLTLQIAITLRDILLNEYEGVTILMSRTGDQTVSLSERTNAANNWGADYYLSIHINAGGGTGFESYIYPGVGAPTTTYRDIIHDEIIKAVDFVDRGKKTANFHVLRESRMPAMLTENGFIDNPNDAKKLKSTSFLATIATGHANGLARAFNLTRKPTILYKVQIGAFRIKSNADKLAADARSKGFDAIVLLRDGLYKVQIGAFTSKENAESLATKARNAGFDAIVYSE; the protein is encoded by the coding sequence ATGGTTAAACTTTTTATTGATCCTGGACATGGCGGTTCAGACCCTGGAGCTGTAGGAAATGGACTGCAAGAAAAGAATCTTACTTTACAGATAGCTATAACTCTAAGAGATATCTTATTGAATGAATACGAAGGTGTAACAATCCTAATGAGTAGAACAGGCGATCAAACTGTAAGCTTAAGTGAAAGAACAAATGCCGCAAACAATTGGGGAGCAGACTACTACCTTTCCATCCATATTAATGCTGGTGGGGGGACAGGCTTCGAAAGCTATATTTATCCTGGTGTTGGAGCCCCTACAACCACATATCGGGATATCATTCATGATGAAATTATTAAGGCAGTAGATTTTGTTGATCGTGGTAAAAAAACAGCTAACTTCCATGTATTACGGGAATCAAGAATGCCAGCTATGTTAACGGAAAATGGGTTTATAGATAACCCTAATGACGCTAAAAAATTAAAATCCACAAGTTTCTTAGCGACTATTGCCACAGGACACGCTAATGGACTAGCTAGGGCATTTAATTTAACGAGAAAACCAACTATTCTGTATAAAGTTCAAATAGGTGCATTTCGTATCAAGTCTAATGCGGACAAACTTGCTGCAGATGCAAGGTCAAAAGGATTCGATGCTATAGTTTTACTTAGAGATGGTTTATACAAAGTCCAAATTGGAGCTTTCACATCAAAAGAAAATGCAGAATCTTTAGCAACTAAAGCAAGGAATGCCGGATTTGATGCGATTGTGTATTCAGAATAA
- a CDS encoding IS1595 family transposase: protein MWLDIYEEFSELSKSEQIALFNAMKEDLFPDEPDKITQLLKSIREARFSSGMGCVHCGSTSVKRNGKYRTRQRYLCNDCGKSFNDMTNTPFSGSRYPEKWVKYIEMMVEGYTLPKIAERLKIHISTAFYWRHKILNALGTQGFNQLQGIVESDETFFRESMKGREITHRKAKKRGEKDEKRGISNLKIAVVVAQDRNGSVIARKAGTGRVKAEEIDAVIGDFIHPSALLCTDTATNYKKFAKNKKLQHETVNERQKQRVKKGIFHIQHVNNFHHRLKDWMERFQGVATKYLDNYLYWFRWLQIGKNLAFEKQVEQMLISACQKSVCLTVDDLRG, encoded by the coding sequence ATGTGGTTAGACATATATGAAGAGTTCAGCGAACTATCAAAATCAGAACAAATAGCGTTGTTTAACGCAATGAAGGAAGACTTATTTCCAGATGAACCAGACAAAATTACACAGCTATTGAAATCCATCAGAGAAGCACGTTTTTCCTCTGGTATGGGCTGTGTTCATTGCGGAAGCACGTCTGTTAAACGAAACGGGAAATATCGAACAAGACAACGCTATTTATGTAACGATTGTGGTAAGTCTTTCAACGATATGACGAATACTCCATTTTCAGGCTCTCGTTACCCTGAAAAATGGGTAAAGTACATTGAAATGATGGTCGAAGGCTATACTCTGCCAAAAATCGCTGAACGTTTAAAAATTCATATTTCCACTGCATTTTATTGGAGACATAAAATCCTGAACGCATTAGGAACTCAAGGTTTTAATCAATTACAAGGTATCGTTGAGAGTGATGAAACTTTTTTTCGTGAGTCAATGAAAGGTCGAGAAATTACTCATAGAAAAGCTAAAAAGCGTGGAGAAAAAGACGAAAAGAGAGGGATTTCCAATCTTAAAATCGCTGTTGTGGTAGCTCAAGACCGAAACGGGAGTGTAATAGCTCGCAAAGCTGGAACAGGGCGAGTGAAAGCCGAAGAAATTGACGCTGTGATTGGTGATTTTATTCACCCGTCTGCTTTGCTATGCACAGATACAGCTACTAACTACAAGAAGTTTGCTAAAAATAAGAAACTGCAACACGAAACTGTGAATGAGCGTCAAAAACAACGTGTCAAGAAAGGGATTTTTCATATCCAACACGTTAATAACTTTCACCATCGATTAAAAGATTGGATGGAACGGTTCCAAGGCGTGGCGACTAAATATTTGGATAACTACCTCTACTGGTTTCGTTGGCTTCAAATAGGGAAGAACTTAGCATTTGAAAAACAAGTTGAGCAAATGCTTATTTCGGCGTGTCAAAAATCGGTTTGTTTAACTGTTGATGACTTGCGTGGTTAG
- a CDS encoding phage holin family protein, producing MAIKEFWIVVQTVIAAVGGWLGWFLGGLDGFLYALIIFVIVDYITGIMVAIINRELSSEIGARGIFKKILIFILVGIAHIIDSRLIGEGSVIRTAVIFFYLSNEGISIIENSTRIGLPVPQKLKDVLAQLHGKSKGEDENGTKR from the coding sequence ATGGCAATAAAAGAGTTTTGGATAGTTGTACAAACAGTAATTGCTGCAGTGGGCGGTTGGTTGGGCTGGTTCCTTGGCGGACTTGATGGATTTTTATATGCTCTCATTATTTTTGTCATTGTGGATTACATTACTGGCATTATGGTGGCGATTATCAATCGAGAACTTTCTAGTGAAATTGGTGCACGAGGGATTTTCAAAAAGATCCTTATTTTTATATTAGTCGGAATTGCTCATATCATTGACAGCCGACTGATTGGTGAGGGCAGTGTCATCCGGACAGCTGTCATCTTTTTTTATCTTTCCAATGAAGGAATTAGCATTATCGAAAATTCCACAAGAATTGGACTTCCGGTACCACAAAAACTGAAAGATGTTTTAGCTCAGTTGCATGGAAAATCGAAGGGGGAAGATGAGAATGGAACTAAACGTTAA
- a CDS encoding N-acetylmuramoyl-L-alanine amidase: protein MELNVKYMTRNDCFTAGRKIAPKGLMVHSTATPGVMAAEWFSRWNKSYKAGETNRQVCVHAFVDDQGVWQYLPWNHRGWHAGGTANNTHIGFEICEPGGFSYGKGSTMVGYNVSKNEAYFRKAWQNAVELCVLLCKQYGLTEKDIICHSEGSKKGIASNHGDVMHWFPKHGESMNSFRVAVGAALNKTSTPGDVSTEIQVGDVVEVKASANSYYPGGASIPTWVKTGSYHKVTQVISNGRTVVKGGKSCVLLGKKVDKKNGRESAGIMSWIDKDALTLINSSTKTEKLSKANKYYRVQVGALSKKNNAEAILKKLKAAGFDGFIKFE, encoded by the coding sequence ATGGAACTAAACGTTAAGTATATGACCAGAAATGATTGTTTTACTGCTGGAAGGAAAATTGCTCCGAAAGGGTTAATGGTCCACTCAACAGCAACTCCTGGAGTAATGGCAGCGGAGTGGTTCAGTCGTTGGAATAAATCGTACAAGGCGGGTGAAACCAATCGACAGGTTTGTGTCCATGCTTTTGTTGATGACCAAGGGGTGTGGCAGTACTTGCCTTGGAACCATCGGGGTTGGCATGCTGGTGGAACAGCAAATAATACTCACATTGGTTTTGAGATTTGTGAGCCAGGTGGGTTTTCTTATGGTAAAGGTTCCACAATGGTGGGCTACAATGTTTCAAAGAACGAAGCATATTTTAGAAAGGCTTGGCAAAATGCGGTGGAACTTTGTGTGTTGCTTTGCAAACAGTATGGCCTTACTGAAAAGGATATTATCTGTCATTCAGAGGGAAGTAAAAAAGGTATTGCCAGTAACCATGGAGATGTTATGCATTGGTTTCCTAAGCATGGGGAAAGTATGAACTCTTTTCGAGTAGCGGTGGGAGCTGCACTAAATAAGACAAGTACCCCTGGCGATGTATCAACTGAAATTCAGGTTGGTGATGTAGTGGAAGTGAAAGCATCAGCAAATTCCTATTATCCCGGCGGGGCATCCATTCCAACTTGGGTCAAAACAGGTTCCTACCATAAAGTAACTCAGGTTATTTCGAATGGGAGAACGGTGGTTAAAGGTGGAAAGTCCTGTGTTTTACTAGGTAAAAAGGTAGATAAGAAGAATGGTAGAGAATCTGCGGGGATTATGAGCTGGATTGATAAGGATGCTCTAACGCTAATTAATTCATCTACTAAAACGGAAAAACTGTCAAAGGCAAATAAGTATTATCGAGTACAGGTGGGTGCCTTATCTAAGAAAAACAATGCAGAGGCGATACTTAAAAAGCTAAAAGCAGCAGGATTTGATGGCTTTATTAAATTCGAATAA
- a CDS encoding recombinase family protein yields MAAYCRVSTDQLEQLSSYEAQVDYYTTYITNHPDYELAGIYADEGISGTNTKKREQFNKMIEDCKNRKIDMIITKSISRFARNTLDCLNFVRQLKDLGIGVIFEKENINTLDAKGEVLLSILSSLAQDESRSISENSTWGIRRRFEQGKVALNHTKFMGYDKDEDGNLIINEPQAKIVRRIFKDYLDGKGPNRIARELEEEGVPNWNGKAKWYEGSIRKMLSNEKYKGDALLQKTYTVDYLTKKRVENTGQVPRYYVEDNHPAIIDKDMWEAVQLEMERKKKFAENHGFKRIDYGTSDNPFAGKVICGDCSSAFGRKVWNSNDDRFRRKVWRCNKKYMEKGKKGCTNTHIEDKVLYQIFINVFNAILENSEYFIKKWEEKYTSESQLEKYKAKQFIEITKNATPITTFDANLFFSLVEKMTIYKDEKVIVTLLDGTEVECQIDK; encoded by the coding sequence ATGGCAGCGTATTGCCGGGTATCGACCGACCAATTAGAACAGTTATCAAGTTATGAGGCACAGGTTGACTATTATACAACTTACATTACTAACCACCCAGATTATGAACTAGCAGGTATATACGCAGATGAAGGAATTTCAGGAACCAATACGAAAAAGCGTGAACAATTTAATAAAATGATTGAGGATTGTAAGAACCGAAAAATTGACATGATCATTACAAAATCCATATCGCGCTTTGCAAGAAATACGTTGGACTGCTTGAATTTTGTAAGGCAGCTAAAGGATTTAGGAATTGGCGTTATTTTCGAAAAAGAGAACATAAATACATTAGATGCGAAAGGGGAAGTATTACTAAGTATCCTTTCCAGCCTGGCCCAAGATGAGAGTAGGTCCATTTCGGAAAACTCTACCTGGGGAATCAGGCGACGGTTTGAACAGGGGAAGGTTGCCCTTAATCATACAAAATTCATGGGTTACGATAAAGATGAAGATGGCAACCTAATCATAAACGAGCCACAAGCCAAGATAGTCAGAAGGATATTTAAAGATTATCTCGATGGAAAGGGGCCAAATCGAATCGCTAGAGAGCTTGAAGAAGAGGGGGTTCCAAATTGGAACGGCAAAGCCAAATGGTATGAAGGCAGCATTAGAAAGATGTTGAGTAATGAAAAATATAAAGGTGATGCCCTTCTTCAAAAGACCTACACCGTTGATTATTTAACTAAGAAGAGGGTGGAAAACACCGGACAAGTTCCACGTTATTATGTGGAAGATAACCACCCGGCGATTATTGACAAGGATATGTGGGAAGCGGTGCAGCTTGAAATGGAAAGGAAAAAGAAATTTGCAGAAAACCATGGATTTAAAAGAATAGACTATGGAACCAGCGATAACCCATTTGCAGGAAAAGTGATATGCGGCGATTGCAGCAGCGCCTTTGGCAGAAAGGTGTGGAACTCCAATGATGATCGGTTTAGAAGGAAAGTATGGAGATGTAACAAAAAGTATATGGAGAAAGGGAAAAAGGGCTGCACCAATACGCACATTGAAGATAAAGTACTCTACCAAATTTTCATTAATGTTTTTAATGCCATTTTAGAAAACAGCGAGTATTTTATTAAAAAGTGGGAAGAGAAGTACACCAGCGAGAGCCAACTCGAGAAATATAAAGCCAAACAATTTATTGAAATCACAAAAAACGCTACACCCATTACAACATTTGATGCGAATTTATTCTTCAGCCTTGTAGAGAAGATGACAATCTACAAAGACGAAAAGGTCATTGTGACTTTGCTCGATGGTACAGAGGTTGAGTGCCAAATTGATAAATAA